TACTACTACACCATCCTGCACGAAACTGTAAGGATCTCTTTGGAAGTAAAGGTTAGGCACTGGACGAATCAAAAAATCGTAATCGCCTATAGAATTAAGGACCAAGCTAGTACAAGGACTCAAAATCTGTAAAGCTTCCTTCTTAGTCAATCCTGCTATCAATATCTCTGCCAGTTCGTCAGAAGGCATGGCCATCAATTCGCTTAGGAGTGCCATTGAAAGAGGTATATCAAGGGCTTCCAGTGCGATAACGTCTTCCAACAAAGATTTTCTGATGTTTTCATCTTTTAGTATGTGAGATAGACAATTTTTGAAATAAACTACTTCAACTCCATTGTCTCTTAATAAGTCAGCAAAAGCATCATGTTCCTTTTGAGCTTCTTCCACCCACAGGATATCGTCAAATAATAGATTATCCTTATTATCGATGGTTAAACGTTCTAATTCTCGGCCCGGCCTATGAAGCATAACCCTTTTAAGCCGTCCAATTTCTGAGGTAACGCTAAAAGCCGCACTCTTCTCCTTCATTTTTCTCCCCCTCTAATAAACCTTACTAAAAGTGAAGTTTATTTTATTACTGCTTATTATAAAACAAGATGTCTCAAAATGCACTACGTTTTGATATATTTCCAAAAAAGTGGAAGGCAGGGTTAAACCCTGCCTTCCACTTTGGTTAATTCTTCAGGTTCAAAGCTTCGTTCTGGTGCTTGGCTGGGTATAAAACCTCGCTTGACCTCCATTGTGGTGACTTTCTGCGCTTTAAGATAATTTGTTATGTGCTTAAAGGCCTTCCAAGGGTCAGCCTTAGTCCCACATGTAAAGAGATCTATGGCGGCGTAGCCGTACTCTGGCCATGTGTGTATTGTCAGATGGGATTCAGAAATGATAACAACGCCACTTACTCCTTGGGGAGCAAACTGCCTGAAGGCCACATCCAAAACCGTGGCACCAGCCAACTCGGCAGCTTCAACCATGGCAGACTGAACTCCCTTCAAGTTATCCAATTTCTCAGGTTCGCAATCATAAGCTTCAACCAATATGTGCATTCCCAAATTAGAAGAAGTCTCAAACAACCTTTTCCACCCCCCACAATAACAAAGCTTCTCTGGCAATTTTAGCTGCCAATACTGAGGTTATGTTATTGATATCCAATAAAGGACAAACTTCTACAATGTCCATTCCTACAATATTCAAAGAGCTCATAGTCGTCATGAAATTTAGCACTTCTCTGTAATCTATAACGCCTCCTGGTTCGGGAGTACCTGTTCCAGGTGCGATGGAGGGATCAAAAATGTCTATGTCAAGGCTTATATATATGGGTTTATCCTGCAAATCATTAATAACGTTGGACAAAGCTGAAACTATATCCTGCTCCTCAAATAACCTGGTATTGTTTTTGCCCCACTCGTATTCTTGCTTTGTGCCAGATCTAATTCCAAATTGGTACAAGTTTGAGGGGGTATCGAGGCACTCCTCTGCCACTCGCCTCATAACGGTTGCATGAGTAAATCTCTCTCCATGATAAGTATCGCGCAAATCCGCATGCGCATCTAAATGAATGACATGCAAACCGGGGTGAGTCTCTGCTGCGGCCTTTATCAACCCATAAGAAACTAAGTGCTCCCCTCCAAAGGAAAGCACTTTCTTCCTATTTTTGAAAAGGTGGTTTGCTACTTTATAAATTATATCTAAAGCTATCTCGATGGGCCTGCACTGTAGAACCAAATCGCCAATATCAAAGAAATTGACATCCTCAAGATCCCTTTTTATCGAAAAGCTAAAGGTTTCAAGATTCCACGATTCATCTCTTATGGACTGTGGAGCTTTGCTGCTACCTGGCTGTCTAGAGACTGTGCTGTCCAACGGCGCACCTAACAATATCCACTCCGCTTTCTTGAATCCAGACGCACTAGCAGAAATAAACCTTTTCAATTTTACTTACCTTCCTCCCCCTTTAAAAGCTGCACGACAAAACCAGGCAAAACGAAGGAGGCCTCATGCAAGGACCTGCTGTAATATTTTGTCTTTGCAGGCACATCTCTAAGGGGCTTTGCAGGGTCAGGACCTTTACTTCCGATCGTATACGTCCACATGCCTGTTGGATAGGTAGGCATAGCACCCCAGCACATTTTTACAATTGGAAAAACTTTGGACATTTCATTATAAGCATCTTTAACTATGTCCGCTTCTGCGAAAGGCGATTCAG
The DNA window shown above is from Thermovirga lienii DSM 17291 and carries:
- a CDS encoding S-adenosylmethionine decarboxylase proenzyme (PFAM: S-adenosylmethionine decarboxylase~TIGRFAM: S-adenosylmethionine decarboxylase proenzyme, Bacillus form~COGs: COG1586 S-adenosylmethionine decarboxylase~InterPro IPR017716: IPR003826~KEGG: dth:DICTH_1351 S-adenosylmethionine decarboxylase superfamily~PFAM: S-adenosylmethionine decarboxylase related~SPTR: S-adenosylmethionine decarboxylase proenzyme;~TIGRFAM: S-adenosylmethionine decarboxylase proenzyme), encoding MFETSSNLGMHILVEAYDCEPEKLDNLKGVQSAMVEAAELAGATVLDVAFRQFAPQGVSGVVIISESHLTIHTWPEYGYAAIDLFTCGTKADPWKAFKHITNYLKAQKVTTMEVKRGFIPSQAPERSFEPEELTKVEGRV
- a CDS encoding agmatinase (PFAM: Arginase family~TIGRFAM: agmatinase~COGs: COG0010 Arginase/agmatinase/formimionoglutamate hydrolase arginase family~InterPro IPR020855: IPR005925: IPR006035~KEGG: pth:PTH_0946 arginase/agmatinase/formimionoglutamate hydrolase~PFAM: Arginase/agmatinase/formiminoglutamase~SPTR: Agmatinase;~TIGRFAM: agmatinase) encodes the protein MKRFISASASGFKKAEWILLGAPLDSTVSRQPGSSKAPQSIRDESWNLETFSFSIKRDLEDVNFFDIGDLVLQCRPIEIALDIIYKVANHLFKNRKKVLSFGGEHLVSYGLIKAAAETHPGLHVIHLDAHADLRDTYHGERFTHATVMRRVAEECLDTPSNLYQFGIRSGTKQEYEWGKNNTRLFEEQDIVSALSNVINDLQDKPIYISLDIDIFDPSIAPGTGTPEPGGVIDYREVLNFMTTMSSLNIVGMDIVEVCPLLDINNITSVLAAKIAREALLLWGVEKVV